A stretch of Kazachstania africana CBS 2517 chromosome 7, complete genome DNA encodes these proteins:
- the KAFR0G03550 gene encoding 5'-deoxynucleotidase (similar to Saccharomyces cerevisiae YBR242W and YGL101W; ancestral locus Anc_6.157) — translation MSSVKTSISTSNNTISATAKLWEPKDHIPNSVKEFLDLTQPNYLLGLLNVIQQLKIQKRTGWLDYGMSVAESESISDHMYRMSIISMLISNPNVNRDKCMRIALVHDMAEAIVGDITPVDAIGKEEKHRREWETMKYVCNELIKPVSEIAAREIMEAWLDYERIESLEARYVKDIDKYELLVQCFEYEKKHNGKLNFQDFFSTVENIKTDEVIKWTKELISLREKFFASLYK, via the coding sequence ATGTCATCTGTTAAAACGTCGATATCAACTTCAAATAACACAATTAGCGCAACGGCCAAACTATGGGAGCCAAAGGACCATATCCCAAATTCAGTAAAGGAGTTCCTAGATCTGACGCAGCCAAATTATTTACTAGGACTTCTCAACGTCATACAACAgttaaaaattcaaaagagaACCGGCTGGCTAGACTACGGCATGTCAGTTGCTGAAAGTGAAAGTATCTCTGATCATATGTACCGTATGTCAATTATATCAATGTTAATCTCCAATCCTAACGTAAATCGTGATAAGTGCATGAGAATTGCTCTAGTACATGATATGGCAGAGGCCATTGTTGGGGATATAACACCTGTTGATGCCATTGGTAAGGAGGAGAAGCATAGAAGAGAATGGGAAACGATGAAATATGTATGTAATGAATTAATCAAACCTGTAAGCGAGATTGCTGCAAGGGAAATCATGGAGGCATGGTTAGACTACGAAAGGATCGAGTCGTTAGAAGCCAGATACGTTAAAGACATAGATAAATATGAATTATTGGTTCAATGTTTCgaatatgaaaagaaacaCAATGGGAAATTGAACTTTCAAGATTTTTTCAGCACCGTTGAGAACATCAAAACTGATGAAGTTATCAAATGGACCAAGGAATTGATTAGTTTACgtgaaaaattctttgcATCTCTGTATAAATAa